The following proteins are co-located in the Komagataeibacter sp. FNDCF1 genome:
- the queA gene encoding tRNA preQ1(34) S-adenosylmethionine ribosyltransferase-isomerase QueA, with protein sequence MTDLVSDFDFTLPPECIADHPARPRDSARLLDVPVDGPLMDRHVRDLPGCLRAGDILVANDTAVIPAQLSATRGEARIGITLDRILPDGTWHVLARNARRLHPGDTLAFGQSPVTAEVLARGDAGDVTLRFSVEGAAFDQFLHDAGRLALPPYIARPDGPTEQDRRDYATIFAQHRGAVAAPTAGLHFTPALLAALDHAGVIRQTLTLHVGAGTFLPMRSEQISAHHMHAERGTITPHAARRINAARAAGGRIVAVGTTSLRLLESATDGNGVVHPFHGETAIFIRPGYRFRAVDMLLTNFHLPRSTLFMLVCAFGGYRRMQAAYAHAIASGYRFYSYGDACLLHRSEGDLP encoded by the coding sequence ATGACGGACCTGGTTTCTGATTTCGATTTCACGCTCCCGCCCGAATGCATCGCCGACCATCCGGCCCGCCCGCGTGACAGCGCGCGGCTGCTCGACGTGCCGGTGGATGGCCCGCTCATGGACCGCCATGTGCGCGACTTGCCCGGCTGCCTGCGCGCGGGCGACATTCTGGTCGCCAACGACACGGCGGTCATCCCCGCCCAGCTCTCCGCCACGCGGGGGGAGGCAAGGATCGGCATCACGCTCGACCGTATCCTGCCCGATGGTACGTGGCATGTGCTGGCGCGCAATGCACGCCGCCTGCATCCCGGGGATACGCTGGCCTTTGGCCAAAGCCCCGTCACGGCGGAAGTGCTGGCGCGCGGCGATGCGGGTGACGTGACCCTGCGCTTCAGCGTGGAGGGGGCGGCCTTCGACCAGTTCCTGCATGATGCGGGCCGTCTGGCGCTGCCCCCCTATATTGCCCGCCCCGATGGCCCGACCGAGCAGGACCGCAGGGACTACGCCACCATCTTCGCCCAGCACCGGGGTGCGGTGGCCGCCCCCACGGCGGGGCTGCACTTCACGCCCGCGCTGCTCGCCGCCCTCGACCATGCCGGTGTGATCCGCCAGACACTGACGCTGCATGTGGGGGCGGGCACGTTCCTGCCCATGCGCAGCGAACAGATTTCCGCCCACCACATGCATGCAGAGCGTGGCACCATCACCCCGCACGCGGCCCGGCGTATCAACGCGGCCCGTGCGGCAGGGGGGCGGATCGTTGCCGTGGGCACGACCTCGCTGCGCCTTCTGGAAAGTGCGACGGACGGGAACGGGGTCGTGCATCCCTTCCATGGCGAGACCGCCATCTTCATCAGGCCCGGCTACCGCTTCCGCGCGGTGGACATGCTGCTGACCAATTTCCACCTGCCGCGCTCCACGCTGTTCATGCTGGTCTGCGCCTTTGGTGGCTACCGCCGCATGCAGGCGGCCTATGCCCATGCCATAGCCAGTGGCTACCGTTTCTATTCGTATGGCGATGCCTGCCTGCTGCATCGCAGTGAGGGAGACCTGCCATGA
- a CDS encoding fumarate hydratase, producing the protein MNVSAPTRKPFVYGPLFPLHDDDTPWKKLEIEGITTSVLGGRTVVHVRPEALTALAARAFNDVAHLLRPGHLAQLAKILKDPEASENDRFVALDLLKNACIAAGGVLPMCQDTGTAIVYGKKGQRVWVDGNEEEAFSRGVYDTYTGTSLRYSQMAPVSMFEEVNTGTNLPVQFHISATPGDYHAEQMDLMFIAKGGGSANKTFLFQETRALLSSKENLLKWLDGKIRTLGTSACPPYHLAVVIGGMSAEQNLETVKLASTRWLDSLPTEGSAHGHAFRDLEMEEEIHKLTQRLGIGAQFGGKYFCHDVRVVRLPRHGASLPVGIGVSCSADRQVKARITADGVFLEQLETDPARFLPETTDEDLDGEAVQIDLNQPMDEIRRKLSQYPVRTRLSLTGTMVVARDIAHAKFRERLEKGEGLPQYLKDHPVYYAGPAKTPEGMPTGSFGPTTAGRMDSYVAMLQKAGGSYVMLAKGNRSKAVREACKEYGGFYLGSVGGPAARLAQDCIRKVEVLEYPELGMEAVWKIEVENFPAFIVIDDKGNDFYDGLTG; encoded by the coding sequence TTGAATGTATCCGCACCCACGCGCAAGCCATTTGTCTATGGCCCGCTCTTTCCGCTGCATGATGATGACACACCGTGGAAGAAACTGGAGATCGAGGGGATTACAACCTCGGTCCTCGGTGGCCGCACGGTGGTCCATGTCCGGCCCGAGGCCCTGACCGCGCTGGCCGCGCGCGCGTTCAATGACGTGGCGCACCTGCTGCGCCCCGGCCATCTGGCCCAGCTTGCCAAGATCCTCAAAGACCCCGAAGCATCGGAAAACGACCGCTTCGTGGCGCTGGACCTGCTCAAGAACGCCTGCATCGCCGCAGGCGGCGTGCTGCCCATGTGCCAGGATACCGGCACCGCCATCGTGTATGGCAAGAAGGGCCAGCGCGTGTGGGTGGATGGGAACGAGGAGGAAGCCTTCTCCCGCGGGGTGTACGACACCTATACCGGCACCTCGCTGCGCTATTCCCAGATGGCGCCGGTGTCGATGTTCGAGGAAGTGAACACCGGCACCAACCTGCCGGTGCAGTTCCATATCTCGGCAACACCCGGTGACTACCATGCCGAGCAGATGGATCTCATGTTCATCGCCAAGGGTGGCGGGTCGGCCAACAAGACCTTCCTGTTCCAGGAAACCCGCGCCTTGCTGTCCAGCAAGGAAAACCTGCTGAAGTGGCTGGATGGCAAGATCCGCACGCTGGGCACGTCGGCCTGCCCGCCATACCATCTTGCCGTGGTGATCGGTGGGATGTCCGCCGAACAGAACCTCGAGACCGTGAAGCTGGCCTCCACCCGCTGGCTGGACAGCCTGCCGACCGAAGGCAGCGCGCATGGCCACGCCTTCCGTGATCTGGAGATGGAAGAGGAAATCCACAAACTGACCCAGCGCCTGGGCATTGGCGCACAGTTTGGCGGCAAATATTTCTGCCATGACGTGCGTGTGGTGCGCCTGCCGCGCCATGGCGCGTCGCTGCCGGTGGGAATCGGGGTATCATGCTCGGCCGACCGTCAGGTCAAGGCCCGGATCACCGCCGATGGCGTGTTCCTTGAACAGCTTGAGACCGACCCCGCCCGCTTCCTGCCCGAAACCACGGATGAGGATCTGGATGGGGAGGCGGTGCAGATCGACCTGAACCAGCCGATGGACGAGATCCGCCGCAAGCTGTCGCAGTATCCCGTGCGCACCCGCCTGTCGCTGACCGGCACGATGGTGGTGGCGCGTGACATCGCGCATGCCAAATTCCGCGAACGGCTGGAAAAGGGTGAGGGCCTGCCCCAGTATCTCAAGGATCATCCCGTCTATTACGCCGGTCCCGCCAAGACACCCGAAGGCATGCCCACCGGTTCCTTCGGTCCCACCACGGCAGGCCGCATGGACAGCTATGTTGCCATGCTGCAGAAGGCAGGCGGGTCCTATGTCATGCTGGCCAAGGGTAACCGTTCCAAGGCCGTGCGTGAAGCATGCAAGGAATATGGCGGTTTCTACCTTGGCTCCGTCGGTGGTCCGGCCGCCCGCCTGGCGCAGGACTGCATCCGCAAGGTCGAGGTTCTGGAATACCCCGAACTGGGCATGGAAGCGGTATGGAAGATCGAGGTCGAGAATTTTCCGGCCTTTATCGTGATCGACGACAAGGGTAATGATTTTTATGATGGCCTGACCGGCTGA
- a CDS encoding TM2 domain-containing protein produces MRGQVLHHDPRTGTGLIGGDDGNRYIFRGTDVRSGSGGLSNGVRVDFVPEDGNARSIFIMPSSGSSGVSLNRVAGACGDRSRIVAAVLAFFLGWMGFHKFYLGYGRAGLVMLVASMGGFVLLGLPTLIMSVIALVECILYLTKSDSDFYETHVAHEKEWF; encoded by the coding sequence ATGAGAGGTCAGGTTCTTCACCATGATCCACGGACCGGAACCGGCCTGATCGGTGGTGATGACGGTAACCGCTACATATTCAGGGGAACGGATGTCCGTTCCGGTTCCGGCGGCCTGTCGAACGGGGTCCGTGTCGATTTCGTGCCTGAAGATGGCAATGCCCGTTCCATTTTCATCATGCCATCCAGCGGCAGTTCCGGTGTCAGCCTGAACCGCGTGGCGGGCGCGTGCGGTGACAGGTCACGTATCGTGGCGGCTGTTCTGGCGTTTTTCCTGGGCTGGATGGGCTTCCACAAATTCTATCTGGGATATGGCCGCGCGGGGCTTGTCATGCTGGTCGCCTCGATGGGCGGCTTCGTGCTGCTGGGGCTGCCGACCTTAATCATGAGCGTCATCGCGCTTGTCGAATGTATTCTCTACCTGACAAAATCGGACAGTGATTTTTACGAGACCCATGTCGCCCATGAAAAGGAATGGTTCTGA
- the tgt gene encoding tRNA guanosine(34) transglycosylase Tgt, producing the protein MTAFRWRPEARDGHARAGWLDTAHGSVATPTFMPVGTVGTVKAMTMDSVRSTGAGIVLGNTYHLMLRPGAERVRELGGLHRFMDWPGPILTDSGGFQVMSLGPLRKLDQDGVTFRSHIDGSKHRLTPERSTDIQHALDATISMCFDECPALPAAPDVIAQSMRMSMRWAERCRTAFIQRPGYAQYGIIQGGTEPDLRAESVKALTGIGFEGYAIGGLAVGEGQELMFSTLEATVPLIPDASPRYLMGVGTPDDLLGAVERGVDMFDCVMPTRAGRTARAYTERGTLNLRNARHATDSRPISPHCDCLACSRHSRAYLHHLFRANEILGPMLLTWHNLAYYQRLMRGMRAAIVDGAFAAHAGHLRAQWAMDDWSGDEMPHPDFPPVP; encoded by the coding sequence ATGACCGCATTCCGCTGGCGGCCCGAAGCCCGCGATGGCCACGCCCGCGCGGGCTGGCTGGATACCGCGCATGGCAGCGTGGCCACCCCGACCTTCATGCCCGTGGGCACGGTCGGCACCGTCAAGGCCATGACGATGGACAGCGTGCGGTCTACGGGGGCGGGCATCGTGCTGGGCAATACCTATCATCTCATGCTGCGTCCCGGTGCCGAGCGGGTGCGCGAACTGGGCGGGCTGCACCGCTTCATGGACTGGCCCGGGCCGATCCTGACCGATTCGGGCGGGTTCCAGGTCATGTCGCTCGGCCCGCTGCGCAAGCTGGACCAGGACGGCGTGACCTTCCGCTCGCACATTGATGGATCGAAACACCGCCTGACGCCCGAGCGCTCGACCGATATCCAGCATGCGCTCGATGCCACCATCAGCATGTGCTTTGATGAATGCCCCGCCCTGCCTGCCGCCCCCGACGTGATTGCACAATCCATGCGCATGTCCATGCGCTGGGCGGAGCGGTGCCGCACGGCGTTCATCCAGCGCCCCGGTTACGCGCAGTATGGCATCATCCAGGGCGGCACCGAGCCGGACCTGCGCGCCGAGAGCGTGAAGGCGCTGACGGGCATCGGGTTTGAAGGCTACGCCATTGGCGGCCTGGCGGTGGGGGAGGGGCAGGAACTCATGTTCTCCACCCTTGAGGCCACCGTGCCGCTGATACCGGATGCCAGTCCGCGTTACCTCATGGGTGTCGGCACGCCAGACGACCTGCTGGGTGCCGTGGAACGCGGCGTGGACATGTTCGACTGCGTCATGCCCACGCGGGCGGGGCGCACGGCGCGCGCCTATACCGAACGTGGCACGCTCAACCTGCGCAATGCACGCCATGCCACCGATTCGCGGCCCATCTCGCCGCATTGCGACTGCCTGGCGTGTTCGCGCCACAGCCGCGCCTACCTGCACCACTTGTTCCGGGCCAATGAAATTCTCGGCCCGATGCTGCTTACGTGGCATAACCTTGCCTATTACCAGCGGCTCATGCGCGGGATGCGGGCGGCGATTGTCGATGGCGCGTTTGCCGCCCATGCCGGCCACCTGCGCGCCCAGTGGGCGATGGATGACTGGAGCGGTGACGAAATGCCCCATCCCGATTTTCCGCCGGTGCCCTGA
- a CDS encoding kinase inhibitor, with protein sequence MTFTLTSRSFHDGDRLPEAQVFEGMGYCGGNISPPLAWQDPPEGTKSFAITLYDPDAPTGSGWWHWVVINIPATVSSLPAGAGSGDNSLPEPAEMTRTDFGGNVYGGAAPPPGPDHHYIFTIHALDIERIELPSDASGAMVGFVLNQHRLGSATLTAVYGKKPK encoded by the coding sequence ATGACGTTTACACTGACAAGCCGCTCCTTCCACGACGGGGACCGCCTGCCTGAAGCGCAGGTGTTCGAGGGCATGGGCTATTGCGGCGGCAACATTTCGCCGCCACTGGCATGGCAGGACCCGCCGGAAGGCACCAAAAGCTTCGCCATCACCCTGTATGATCCCGACGCGCCCACCGGCTCGGGCTGGTGGCACTGGGTGGTGATCAACATTCCGGCCACCGTGTCCTCCCTGCCTGCCGGGGCCGGATCGGGTGACAACAGCCTGCCCGAACCCGCCGAGATGACGCGCACCGACTTTGGCGGGAATGTCTATGGCGGTGCCGCCCCCCCGCCGGGGCCGGACCATCATTACATCTTCACCATCCATGCGCTGGATATCGAACGCATCGAACTGCCCAGTGATGCCTCGGGCGCCATGGTGGGCTTCGTGCTCAACCAGCACCGCCTCGGCTCGGCCACGCTGACCGCCGTATACGGCAAAAAACCAAAGTAA
- a CDS encoding TerB family tellurite resistance protein, producing MAIWGKLFGGVAGFAVGGPMGAVVGTALGHAADNGSLLETPVGGWTDRWGPRLNADPNGAATFMAAKMAAAMGKRDQMYGLVIIILSAKMAKCDGPVNRAEIDAFKRRFNLPPENMKDVGRLFDSARQRTDDYRAFATELGRAFASKTGMLEEALASLFVIARADGEINAQEETFLRGVHKAFNLSPGAWDRARDGGARPGVSEVDAYAVLGVARDVGDEEVRVVWRRLVREHHPDVLSARGATAAQQAESAARIAQINAAWDRIKRDRKL from the coding sequence ATGGCGATCTGGGGCAAACTTTTTGGTGGCGTGGCGGGGTTCGCGGTTGGCGGCCCCATGGGCGCCGTTGTGGGTACGGCACTGGGGCATGCGGCGGATAATGGCTCGCTGCTTGAAACCCCGGTGGGCGGGTGGACCGACCGCTGGGGCCCGCGGCTCAATGCCGATCCCAACGGGGCGGCCACCTTCATGGCGGCCAAGATGGCGGCGGCCATGGGCAAGCGTGACCAGATGTATGGCCTCGTCATCATCATCCTGTCCGCCAAGATGGCGAAGTGCGATGGTCCCGTGAACCGTGCCGAGATCGATGCCTTCAAGCGCCGCTTCAACCTGCCGCCCGAGAACATGAAGGACGTGGGCCGCCTGTTCGACAGTGCCCGCCAGCGTACGGATGACTACCGCGCCTTCGCCACCGAACTGGGCCGTGCCTTTGCCAGCAAGACCGGCATGCTGGAGGAAGCGCTGGCCTCCCTGTTCGTGATCGCGCGCGCGGATGGTGAGATCAACGCGCAGGAGGAAACCTTCCTGCGTGGCGTGCATAAAGCCTTCAATCTCAGCCCCGGCGCATGGGACCGTGCGCGTGACGGGGGTGCCCGCCCCGGCGTGAGCGAGGTCGATGCCTATGCCGTGCTGGGTGTTGCGCGCGATGTGGGTGATGAGGAAGTGCGCGTGGTCTGGCGCCGGCTGGTGCGTGAGCATCATCCCGATGTGCTCAGCGCGCGTGGCGCAACCGCCGCCCAGCAGGCGGAGAGTGCGGCCCGCATTGCCCAGATCAATGCGGCATGGGACCGCATCAAGCGCGACCGCAAACTGTAG
- a CDS encoding OpgC family protein has protein sequence MGTSISPASTSHPAPRHVPHRRDHRIDALRGAALLMMCIDHIPQDVLNRFTMRNVGFADAAEVFVLLAGYASWLAYGRAFGRQPAMTVLGRIGRRCWQLYAYQMVMVVVCISTIRIWRHFWPVPVDFLEPELAHGLDSAWRVLTLQALPGNLNILPLYIVLLLGFAPLYLLLRGVGTAVVLGLSAAVWLVVNLDPRLNFPNWLDPDGWYFDPLAWQFLFVLGVCAARVAGGHDGSLPRVRALAWMCMGYLVFSAVQSFPWTDWGLTDLRPVVMSAPDKMVLSPWRLLDVLALFYLVQSSGRATVLAASRGGQLMALFGRHSLEIFTAGTLIDLYGRLVLTSFGTGWAMQVVVNVAGFVVLLAVARNRERARIRARQSRPAPGGGIPAGVPLCRN, from the coding sequence ATGGGCACATCCATTTCGCCAGCGTCCACATCCCATCCCGCGCCCCGGCACGTACCCCATCGGCGTGACCACAGAATCGACGCCCTGCGCGGCGCGGCACTGCTCATGATGTGCATCGACCATATCCCGCAGGATGTGCTCAACCGCTTCACCATGCGCAATGTGGGTTTTGCCGATGCGGCGGAGGTGTTCGTGCTGCTGGCGGGCTATGCCTCGTGGCTGGCCTACGGGCGGGCGTTTGGGCGCCAGCCGGCCATGACGGTGCTGGGGCGGATCGGGCGGCGGTGCTGGCAGCTTTATGCATACCAGATGGTGATGGTGGTGGTGTGCATTTCCACCATCCGCATATGGCGGCATTTCTGGCCGGTACCGGTTGATTTCCTGGAGCCGGAACTGGCGCACGGGCTGGATTCGGCATGGCGCGTACTGACATTGCAGGCGCTGCCGGGCAACCTGAACATCCTGCCGCTCTATATCGTGCTTCTGCTGGGGTTCGCGCCGCTGTACCTGCTGCTGCGCGGGGTGGGCACGGCCGTGGTGCTGGGGCTGAGCGCTGCCGTATGGCTGGTGGTCAATCTTGACCCGCGTCTCAACTTTCCCAACTGGCTGGACCCCGATGGCTGGTATTTCGACCCGCTGGCCTGGCAGTTCCTGTTCGTGCTGGGCGTGTGCGCCGCCCGGGTGGCGGGCGGGCATGATGGCAGCCTGCCGCGCGTGCGGGCGCTGGCATGGATGTGCATGGGCTATCTTGTCTTCTCCGCCGTGCAGTCCTTTCCGTGGACGGACTGGGGCCTGACCGACCTGCGGCCCGTGGTCATGTCCGCGCCGGACAAGATGGTCCTCTCGCCATGGCGGCTGCTGGATGTGCTGGCGCTGTTCTACCTGGTGCAGTCATCGGGGCGGGCGACGGTGCTTGCGGCCAGCCGGGGCGGGCAGCTCATGGCGCTGTTCGGGCGGCATTCGCTGGAAATCTTCACCGCAGGCACCCTGATCGACCTGTACGGGCGGCTGGTACTGACCAGTTTTGGCACGGGCTGGGCCATGCAGGTGGTGGTCAATGTGGCGGGCTTTGTCGTGCTGCTGGCGGTGGCGCGCAACCGGGAGCGTGCGCGGATACGCGCGCGCCAGTCCCGCCCCGCGCCCGGCGGTGGCATACCGGCGGGCGTGCCGCTGTGCCGGAACTGA
- a CDS encoding ribbon-helix-helix domain-containing protein, translated as MSGSAPLPLPTQRGARLLHKRSLNLSGHRTSVALEPEFWHALRLIAHGRGLTLAGLVGQVDGQRPPDRPLASALRVEALREWMPALPEMPDTDREDRLG; from the coding sequence ATGAGCGGGTCCGCCCCCCTGCCGCTGCCCACGCAGCGCGGTGCACGGCTGCTGCACAAGCGCAGCCTCAACCTGTCGGGCCATCGCACCAGCGTGGCACTGGAGCCGGAGTTCTGGCACGCCCTGCGACTGATCGCCCACGGGCGCGGCCTGACGCTGGCGGGGCTGGTGGGGCAGGTTGATGGCCAGCGCCCGCCTGACCGCCCGCTGGCATCGGCATTGCGGGTGGAGGCATTGCGCGAATGGATGCCTGCCCTGCCGGAAATGCCAGATACGGACAGGGAAGATCGGTTGGGTTGA
- a CDS encoding VOC family protein — translation MRFTVDRLDHLVVSVRDLEVSASWFQRVLGMEREEYGRNNRTALKFGGQKINLRPHGAEGWTTAEDALPGTNDLCFTTALNSADVIEHLEQCGVRVTEGPVARLGALGPVTSVYCNDPDGNLIEIASYQG, via the coding sequence ATGCGTTTTACCGTCGATCGTCTTGACCACCTTGTGGTGAGTGTCCGTGATCTGGAGGTCTCGGCCTCATGGTTCCAGCGCGTGCTGGGCATGGAGCGCGAGGAATATGGGCGCAACAACCGCACGGCCCTGAAATTCGGTGGCCAGAAGATCAACCTCCGCCCGCACGGGGCCGAGGGCTGGACCACGGCGGAGGATGCGCTGCCGGGTACCAATGACCTGTGCTTTACCACGGCACTCAACAGCGCCGACGTGATCGAACATCTTGAACAGTGCGGCGTGCGCGTGACCGAAGGCCCGGTGGCCCGCCTTGGCGCGCTGGGGCCGGTCACGTCCGTCTACTGCAATGATCCCGATGGCAACCTGATCGAGATCGCGTCCTATCAGGGATAA
- the queG gene encoding tRNA epoxyqueuosine(34) reductase QueG yields the protein MAGAPPGPDPARMAARIADHARHLGFDAVGFVPARLDDAARARLAMFVENGFAGSMGWMAQRMEQRGDPRGLWPEVRSVIALGLNYAPEGDPLATTRQPGAGNISVYARNRDYHDVVKGMLKHLAQFVVNEGRRQGMDDTQVKVFVDTAPVMEKPLAQNAGLGWQGKHTSLVSRQHGSWLFLGEIYTTLDLPQSAPSGGGCGTCTRCLVACPTDAFPEPGVMDARRCLSYLTIENRGPIPHALRPAMGNRIYGCDDCLAVCPWNRFAQATRHMKLVAREDLRAPALGELAALDDAGFRARFSGSPVKRIGRARFVRNVAVAIGNSGQPALRPAVLPLCTDPDPVVAEAARWAAGRLPQ from the coding sequence ATGGCAGGCGCGCCGCCCGGCCCTGACCCCGCCCGCATGGCGGCGCGGATTGCCGACCATGCGCGCCATCTGGGGTTTGACGCGGTGGGATTTGTCCCGGCCCGGCTGGATGATGCGGCGCGTGCCCGGCTGGCCATGTTTGTGGAAAACGGATTCGCGGGCAGCATGGGCTGGATGGCGCAGCGCATGGAACAGCGCGGCGACCCGCGCGGCCTGTGGCCCGAAGTCCGCAGCGTGATCGCCCTTGGCCTGAACTACGCGCCCGAAGGCGACCCGCTGGCCACGACCCGCCAGCCCGGGGCAGGCAATATTTCCGTCTATGCCCGCAATCGGGACTACCATGACGTGGTCAAGGGCATGCTCAAGCATCTTGCCCAGTTCGTGGTGAACGAGGGGCGGCGGCAGGGCATGGACGACACGCAGGTGAAGGTATTTGTCGATACCGCCCCGGTCATGGAAAAACCGCTGGCGCAGAATGCGGGGCTGGGCTGGCAGGGCAAGCATACATCGCTTGTCTCGCGCCAGCATGGCAGCTGGCTGTTCCTGGGTGAGATCTATACCACGCTGGACCTGCCGCAATCGGCCCCATCGGGCGGGGGATGCGGCACCTGCACGCGCTGCCTTGTGGCGTGCCCGACCGATGCATTTCCCGAACCCGGCGTGATGGATGCGCGGCGGTGCCTGTCCTACCTGACCATCGAGAACCGCGGGCCGATTCCCCACGCCCTGCGCCCCGCCATGGGCAACCGCATCTATGGCTGTGATGACTGCCTGGCCGTCTGTCCGTGGAACCGCTTCGCACAGGCCACCCGCCACATGAAGCTGGTCGCGCGGGAGGATCTGCGCGCACCCGCGCTGGGGGAACTTGCGGCACTGGATGATGCGGGCTTCCGCGCACGGTTTTCCGGCTCGCCCGTCAAGCGGATCGGGCGGGCACGTTTTGTACGCAACGTGGCGGTGGCCATTGGCAATAGCGGGCAGCCCGCACTCCGCCCCGCGGTCCTACCCCTGTGCACGGACCCTGACCCCGTGGTGGCTGAAGCGGCGCGGTGGGCGGCGGGGCGGCTGCCGCAATGA
- a CDS encoding Mrp/NBP35 family ATP-binding protein: protein MTSPDRTTIESVLRHVRTADRTASVADLGRLDAFMVRDGVLHVAIATERAHAARLQALLPELERALSSAVPACTGASVILTAHRPAPPAAAEPPAAAGGHRPLNLGGGAGRPATGPLLPDVKVVIAVASGKGGVGKSTTAVNLAVGLGLEGLKVGLMDADVHGPSLPRMMGMTTQPEVRNGRLIPPHRWGISAMSIGMLVDETKAMIWRGPMVMGAIGQLLGDVEWGALDVLVVDMPPGTGDAQLTLAQKTALAGAVIVSTPQDIALLDARRGIAMFEKMNVPVLGMVENMSYFCCPNCNHRTDLFGHGGAKMEAEKMGVPFLGEIPLLADIRASADAGAPIVIAAPDSAAGQAYRALAHTVAGALRRLLDRKRRPAT, encoded by the coding sequence ATGACCAGTCCCGACCGGACAACCATAGAGAGCGTGCTGCGGCACGTCCGCACAGCCGACAGGACCGCCAGCGTGGCTGATCTGGGCAGGCTGGACGCCTTCATGGTGCGTGATGGCGTGCTTCATGTCGCCATCGCGACCGAGCGTGCGCATGCCGCGCGGCTGCAGGCCCTGCTTCCCGAACTCGAACGGGCCCTTTCCAGCGCCGTTCCCGCCTGCACAGGCGCCAGCGTCATCCTGACCGCGCACCGCCCGGCCCCGCCTGCGGCCGCCGAACCGCCGGCCGCCGCGGGGGGCCACCGCCCGCTCAACCTCGGGGGGGGCGCAGGCCGCCCCGCGACCGGCCCGCTCCTGCCCGATGTGAAGGTGGTCATTGCCGTGGCGTCGGGCAAGGGGGGTGTGGGCAAGTCCACCACTGCCGTGAATCTGGCCGTGGGGCTGGGGCTGGAGGGGCTGAAGGTCGGGCTTATGGATGCGGACGTGCATGGCCCCTCCCTGCCGCGCATGATGGGCATGACCACGCAGCCCGAAGTGCGTAACGGTCGCCTGATCCCGCCGCACAGATGGGGCATCAGCGCCATGTCCATCGGCATGCTGGTGGATGAAACCAAGGCCATGATCTGGCGCGGCCCGATGGTCATGGGGGCGATCGGCCAGTTGCTGGGCGATGTCGAATGGGGTGCGCTGGACGTGCTGGTGGTGGACATGCCGCCCGGCACGGGGGATGCGCAGCTGACCCTGGCGCAGAAAACCGCGCTGGCCGGTGCCGTGATCGTCTCCACCCCGCAGGATATCGCCCTGCTGGACGCACGGCGCGGCATTGCCATGTTCGAGAAGATGAACGTGCCCGTACTGGGCATGGTGGAGAACATGTCCTACTTCTGCTGCCCCAACTGCAACCACCGTACCGACCTGTTCGGCCATGGCGGGGCGAAGATGGAAGCAGAAAAGATGGGCGTGCCCTTTCTGGGCGAGATCCCGCTGCTGGCCGATATCCGCGCCAGCGCCGATGCGGGTGCGCCGATTGTCATCGCGGCGCCGGACAGTGCCGCGGGCCAGGCCTATCGCGCACTGGCCCATACGGTGGCGGGCGCGCTGCGCCGGCTGCTGGACAGGAAGCGCAGGCCGGCGACCTGA